In one Electrophorus electricus isolate fEleEle1 chromosome 21, fEleEle1.pri, whole genome shotgun sequence genomic region, the following are encoded:
- the tmem186 gene encoding transmembrane protein 186 isoform X2, whose translation MLRCPHLLRTTLWLSAPGRRFPPSSRRTIQLLFRCRTQMNTHVRVPCASRMPRSRLELPPPHSPALAGCANLASQKYCLIYAFPAIKGLRVLSRLKIIQTGITVVILPAVGYFYLQGQVSLTLLSYATGVAAFAAIMLCVMSYYIRRVVGMMYLDHTHTTLKVSHLSFWGHRRDVYLPVSDVMTLGDTGDSLGETVLRLKRYSSSDVLYFSTRLGRVVDERGFEKVFGILS comes from the exons ATG TTAAGGTGTCCACATTTGCTACGCACCACCCTGTGGTTATCAGCACCTGGACGCCGATTTCCTCCGTCGTCTCGGCGTAccatccagctcctcttccgCTGCCGCACgcagatgaacacacacgtgCGAGTTCCATGCGCAAGTCGGATGCCGCGAAGCAGGCTGGAGCTCCCACCACCGCATTCGCCCGCTCTCGCGGGCTGTGCCAATCTCGCCTCGCAGAAGTACTGCTTAATTTACGCATTTCCTGCCATCAAAGGGCTGCGGGTGCTGTCCCGGCTCAAGATAATTCAGACGGGCATCACAGTTGTTATCCTGCCCGCCGTGGGTTATTTTTACCTGCAGGGACAGGTTTCACTCACTCTGCTCAGCTATGCCACGGGCGTAGCTGCGTTTGCCGCtataatgctgtgtgtgatgagttactaCATCAGGCGTGTGGTCGGGATGATGTAcctggaccacacacacaccaccctaaaGGTGTCCCACCTCTCTTTCTGGGGACACAGGAGGGACGTGTACCTTCCCGTGTCTGACGTCATGACTCTGGGAGATACAGGGGACTCCCTGGGCGAAACCGTCCTGCGGCTGAAGCGTTACAGCAGCTCTGACGTGCTCTATTTCTCCACCAGGCTGGGCCGAGTGGTTGATGAGCGTGGCTTTGAGAAAGTGTTCGGGATTTTGTCGTGA
- the hmox2a gene encoding heme oxygenase 2a, whose product MAAADVTLAQSAGFDNEDDDDEEILSPDDLSEYLTAGTKEAHDRAENSPFAKDFLRGRIKRELFKLGTAALYYVYSALEQEIERHKDHPMFAAVYFPSELHRREALAEDLEYLYGPGWRERVSCLAAAKPYVERIRWVGRHDPGLLVAHAWTRYMGDLSGGQVLKRVAQRALKLPASGEGVRFYHFEGIHSPTAFKRLYRSRLNELEVDVRMKERLVAEANLAFRFNLEVFEELQETGKGIKEEVQDSGVPAHGDMGGDISKCPYYAAQMAVRGKTARVRQLARMLLTHATAQVLLVTWVAAVAGLAAWYIM is encoded by the exons ATGGCCGCAGCAGATGTGACGCTGGCGCAGAGCGCTGGCTTTGACAATGAAGACGACGACGATGAAGAAATTCTCAG CCCTGACGACCTGTCCGAGTATCTAACTGCAGGGACTAAGGAGGCCCATGACCGAGCTGAAAACTCTCCTTTCGCCAAGGACTTCCTTAGAGGCAGGATAAAGAGAGAGCTTTTTAAG CTCGGCACAGCTGCTCTCTACTATGTGTACTCTGCCCTTGAGCAGGAGATCGAGAGGCACAAAGACCACCCCATGTTTGCCGCTGTGTATTTCCCCTCTGAGCTGCACAGACGGGAAGCTCTGGCCGAGGATCTGGAGTACCTGTACGGGCCAGGCTGGAGGGAGCGGGTCAGCTGTTTGGCGGCAGCCAAGCCCTACGTGGAGCGCATCCGCTGGGTGGGGCGTCATGATCCAGGCCTGCTGGTGGCCCACGCCTGGACCCGCTACATGGGGGACCTCTCCGGCGGCCAGGTGCTGAAGAGGGTAGCGCAGCGGGCGCTGAAACTGCCGGCGAGCGGCGAGGGGGTCCGGTTCTATCACTTCGAGGGCATCCATAGCCCCACGGCCTTTAAGAGGCTTTACCGCAGCCGGCTGAACGAGCTGGAGGTGGACGTGAGGATGAAGGAGAGGCTGGTGGCCGAGGCCAACCTGGCTTTCCGATTCAACCTGGAG GTGTTTGAGGAGCTGCAGGAGACTGGGAAAGGTATTAAGGAAGAGGTGCAGGACAGCGGTGTACCTGCCCACGGAGACATGGGAGGAGACATTAGTAAATGCCCCTACTATGCTGCCCAGATGG CGGTGAGGGGGAAAACAGCTCGTGTGCGTCAGCTGGCCAGGATGCTGCTCACACATGCAACAGCCCAGGTGCTCCTGGTGACATGGGTCGCTGCAGTTGCTGGATTGGCTGCTTGGTATATCATGTGA
- the tmem186 gene encoding transmembrane protein 186 isoform X1, with protein sequence MRLFLSNWCCCLRCPHLLRTTLWLSAPGRRFPPSSRRTIQLLFRCRTQMNTHVRVPCASRMPRSRLELPPPHSPALAGCANLASQKYCLIYAFPAIKGLRVLSRLKIIQTGITVVILPAVGYFYLQGQVSLTLLSYATGVAAFAAIMLCVMSYYIRRVVGMMYLDHTHTTLKVSHLSFWGHRRDVYLPVSDVMTLGDTGDSLGETVLRLKRYSSSDVLYFSTRLGRVVDERGFEKVFGILS encoded by the exons ATGAGGCTGTTCCTTTCTAACTGGTGCTGCTGT TTAAGGTGTCCACATTTGCTACGCACCACCCTGTGGTTATCAGCACCTGGACGCCGATTTCCTCCGTCGTCTCGGCGTAccatccagctcctcttccgCTGCCGCACgcagatgaacacacacgtgCGAGTTCCATGCGCAAGTCGGATGCCGCGAAGCAGGCTGGAGCTCCCACCACCGCATTCGCCCGCTCTCGCGGGCTGTGCCAATCTCGCCTCGCAGAAGTACTGCTTAATTTACGCATTTCCTGCCATCAAAGGGCTGCGGGTGCTGTCCCGGCTCAAGATAATTCAGACGGGCATCACAGTTGTTATCCTGCCCGCCGTGGGTTATTTTTACCTGCAGGGACAGGTTTCACTCACTCTGCTCAGCTATGCCACGGGCGTAGCTGCGTTTGCCGCtataatgctgtgtgtgatgagttactaCATCAGGCGTGTGGTCGGGATGATGTAcctggaccacacacacaccaccctaaaGGTGTCCCACCTCTCTTTCTGGGGACACAGGAGGGACGTGTACCTTCCCGTGTCTGACGTCATGACTCTGGGAGATACAGGGGACTCCCTGGGCGAAACCGTCCTGCGGCTGAAGCGTTACAGCAGCTCTGACGTGCTCTATTTCTCCACCAGGCTGGGCCGAGTGGTTGATGAGCGTGGCTTTGAGAAAGTGTTCGGGATTTTGTCGTGA